The Corynebacterium tuberculostearicum genome window below encodes:
- the glgB gene encoding 1,4-alpha-glucan branching protein GlgB, giving the protein MTIPAADLARLNDCRHHDPHGFYGWHEGTVRTRQPGATEVQLHTPTQSVSMDLVGDDIWEAEIGDNCDYRLEISYPKAPTRTVADGYHFLPTVGSLDLHLIGEGRHERLWDVLGANLRSYDTEMGTVSGVSFAVWAPNARGVAVVGDFCGWNPTQYPMRSLGSTGVWEVFVPGIGAGEHYKFAIFSHEGRKDKADPLAKRTACPPETDSIVDSTRFAWSDSAWMDKRTGNLDVPMSIYEVHVGSWKVGANYNRLREELIPYLKEHGFTHVELLPVAEHPFGGSWGYQVSGYYSPSARWGSPDEFRELVNALHENGIGVIVDWVPAHFPKDDWALGRFDGQALYEHPDPRRGEQSDWGTYVFDFGRNEVRNFLVANALYWAEEFHIDGLRVDAVASMLYLDYSRDEWLPNQYGGRENLEAVQFLQETNATLNRTHPGVLTIAEESTSWPGVTAPTSENGLGFSLKWNMGWMNDTLEYFKHEPIHRSYHHGELTFSMVYAYSERYVLPFSHDEVVHGKGSLWERMPGDDWNKAAGLRALYGYMFSHPGKNLLFMGQEFGQTTEWSEEHSVDWSNLDGWGSEWHQGIKRLVRDINLIYRDTPALWSQDFSQDGFQWVKADDSTNNVLGYVRYGADGSALLAVCNLSGSSIPNYGLWVPQDGEWQMVLNTDDAVYEGAGNPLPQHIHVAENSATLHLPANSVQWYVLEK; this is encoded by the coding sequence GGCACGAAGGTACCGTCCGCACCCGCCAACCAGGCGCTACCGAGGTGCAGCTGCACACTCCCACGCAATCCGTGTCCATGGATTTGGTCGGCGATGACATCTGGGAGGCGGAAATTGGCGATAACTGCGATTACCGCCTAGAGATCAGCTACCCCAAGGCCCCTACCCGCACCGTGGCCGATGGATACCACTTCCTTCCCACGGTGGGCTCGCTGGATCTGCACCTGATTGGCGAAGGCCGCCACGAGCGCCTCTGGGATGTCCTCGGCGCCAACCTGCGTTCCTATGACACCGAGATGGGTACCGTTTCCGGCGTCTCCTTTGCCGTATGGGCACCCAATGCCCGGGGAGTTGCCGTCGTGGGCGATTTCTGTGGCTGGAACCCCACCCAGTATCCGATGCGTTCACTCGGTTCTACTGGTGTGTGGGAGGTCTTTGTTCCCGGTATCGGTGCTGGCGAGCACTATAAGTTCGCCATCTTTAGCCACGAGGGCCGCAAAGACAAGGCCGATCCCCTAGCCAAGCGCACCGCGTGCCCGCCGGAGACGGACTCGATCGTGGATTCCACCAGATTCGCCTGGTCCGATTCTGCTTGGATGGACAAGCGCACCGGAAACCTCGATGTCCCCATGAGCATCTATGAGGTGCACGTCGGCTCGTGGAAGGTTGGCGCCAACTACAACCGCCTTCGCGAGGAGCTCATCCCTTATCTCAAGGAGCACGGCTTCACCCACGTCGAGCTCTTGCCCGTAGCCGAGCACCCCTTCGGCGGGTCTTGGGGATACCAAGTCTCTGGCTACTACTCCCCGTCTGCGCGTTGGGGCTCGCCGGATGAATTCCGAGAGCTGGTCAATGCCCTGCACGAGAATGGCATCGGCGTCATCGTGGACTGGGTGCCAGCACACTTCCCCAAGGATGATTGGGCTCTTGGTCGCTTTGACGGTCAGGCTCTCTACGAGCACCCCGATCCCCGCCGCGGCGAGCAGTCCGATTGGGGCACCTATGTCTTTGACTTCGGCCGCAATGAGGTCCGCAATTTCCTCGTAGCCAACGCCCTATACTGGGCCGAAGAGTTCCATATCGACGGCCTGCGCGTAGACGCCGTCGCCTCCATGCTCTACCTGGACTATTCCCGCGATGAGTGGCTACCCAACCAATATGGCGGCCGCGAGAACCTCGAGGCCGTGCAATTCCTGCAGGAAACCAACGCCACCCTCAACCGCACCCATCCTGGCGTACTTACCATTGCCGAGGAATCCACTTCCTGGCCGGGAGTTACCGCTCCTACTTCCGAAAACGGGTTGGGCTTTTCCCTGAAGTGGAACATGGGCTGGATGAATGACACCCTGGAGTACTTCAAGCACGAGCCCATTCACCGTTCCTATCACCACGGCGAGCTCACCTTCTCCATGGTCTATGCTTACTCCGAGCGCTACGTGTTGCCGTTTAGCCACGACGAAGTTGTGCACGGTAAAGGCTCGCTGTGGGAGCGCATGCCTGGCGACGACTGGAATAAGGCCGCCGGCCTCCGCGCTCTATATGGCTACATGTTCTCCCACCCCGGCAAGAATCTGCTCTTCATGGGCCAAGAATTTGGCCAAACCACCGAGTGGTCCGAGGAGCATTCCGTGGACTGGAGCAACCTCGACGGTTGGGGTAGCGAATGGCACCAGGGCATTAAGCGCCTCGTGCGCGATATCAACCTCATCTACCGCGACACCCCAGCTTTGTGGAGCCAGGATTTCAGCCAAGACGGCTTCCAATGGGTCAAGGCCGATGACTCGACGAATAACGTGCTGGGTTACGTCCGCTACGGTGCGGACGGCTCCGCGCTACTCGCCGTGTGCAACCTTTCTGGCTCTTCCATCCCCAACTATGGCCTCTGGGTTCCACAGGACGGCGAATGGCAGATGGTACTCAACACCGATGACGCCGTCTACGAAGGCGCTGGGAACCCACTTCCCCAGCACATTCACGTGGCGGAGAACTCCGCCACGCTTCACCTACCGGCTAACTCGGTGCAGTGGTACGTACTGGAGAAATAA